TGTTTTCACTTTTTTTAACCCTATTGATTCAAAGACTTTTTTCAAATCCGCCATTTTGATTACTTTATGCCCACCTACATTTATTCCACGTATTAATGCAATATAAATTGTCATATGATTACCCCTCGCGTATTTACATGCTTAGCAATCGAATTGTTTTGCACCTTCATACTTCTCGAATACTTACCTTAATGCCTCTAACATATCATGTTTGGAAAATATCTCAAATGAAAAAACTTACTACATGATTTTTTTCAAGAGTAAGCTTTGTTATCTTATTATCTCGTTATAGGTAAATGTAATATGAATTGTTGTCCAATTGGTCCCATTCTTCTAAATCCTCTATCTTGAAATCCAACTTTCTCATATAACTGTTGTGCCGGAATATTTTTTTCATTTACAGCAAGAATCACTTCGTTTTTTATTGGATAATAATATTTTACAAAGTCTTGTAATAACGCCAATGATTTTTTAGCATATCCTTTCTTTTGTTTATTATGATTAACAGAAAAAGAAGTTAAAAGTATAGCATCCTTATTTTCTGTAAACTCCTGTACTCTGCCACCTGTTTGTAATATAAATACACCGACAGGTACTCCGTTATAGTCTAAAATAACAACTACATTTTTCGTTCGATCATTTTTCGCTTTCTCCAGTAATTCACCTGGATTCGCCGTAAATTGAACTTGTTCACTTGGTAAAGTAAATGATTGTATTATCTCTTTATACTGCTCCTTATATGGAACTAATTGTATTTCCCCTGTATGTATGTTCATGCTTAACTCTCCCATTCCTTCGAGTTGTTAACTTAAACCTTGCTGTGTTTTAGAATGCACTTTTCCATCCAAAAATGTAATTTCAGCAAATGATTTTGGATCATTGCCTTTCCAAGCAAAAATTTGTTTAATTCGTGTAGAATGTTCTTCCCCTTCTTCTATGAGTAAATCCCCTTCAAAACCGATTAAATCTTTCACTTCTAAATATGTCATTCCTTCATTAATATTTGAGAAATGATTTACATTAATGGATTTTTGATTTTGATTTTCCGTTATAGTAGAAGATGTAGCAGTTTTCTTCTTCACTTCTTTCTTCTGGTCACACGCTGTCATACTAAAACCTATGCATAAACTACACAATATGAGTGTGCTTTTTTTCATCATAACGGTTGTCCCTCCCCTCATTATTAAAACATATTTTCCCTTAAAAATAAACTGAATATTTAATTTTAAAAAAATCCCGTACAATTTAGTACGGGATTTTCCCTATTTTTTCAAATGATTATTGGACTGATCATTTTGTTCTTTTCGAAGTTCTTGTTCTTCATCTTTTGGTAATTGTTTATCATTATCTTTAATCGGGTTTGTTTCTCTATTTTCAATCATATCATTTGGAACTTGCGGCATTACACGGCCAACAATTGCTGCTAATTCATCAAGTATGCCTTCACCAGTTTTACCATTCTTAATTTGCTTACCTATTTGTTTTAGTCTTTCATACGTATCAACATCTGCTACAACGACTGCATTCGCACCATTTGGGTCATTCTTCAAACTTTCTGCAACAGAATACTTAATTGACTCAACGCGAGTTCGATCAAGTTTCGCTTTTACATCAATACCTACAACAGCATATTTCCCAACTACTACTGCTGTCGCATCGTTTACACCAGGTATACTTGCAGCTAAAGATGCCAGATGATCAGCTGCTTTTTCATTTGGCTTATTTGATTTATTTGTATACGTAACATTTTTCATCGAGACATTTTTTTGTTCTGGCTTTTCATTAGGATTGTCTTTTTTTCCAATGCTACATCCAGTAATAACGAAACAAAGCATTAACATATATATAATGATTTTCATTATTTTCACCACTTTATCATTGATGTTTAATCATAAATTTTTTCAACAGCTTGCATCTTCTTCACTTTTTCTTCTGCCCCGCTATTTGCGTTAATGAAAATTTGATACGTATCTTTCCCTAAAGTACCAACAAACTCATAGCAAAGTACTTCATTATGCAAGTCATTTACTACTACAGCTTTACGTTCTTCCATAACTTTTACATCGGGATTAATTTTCTTTCTCGCCTCAGCAGCAGTTAGCTTCGCACTCGGAATTGTTCGTTTTTGATGCGATGCTAAATATTCCTTTGCCGAAAAACCAACAATCGATCCGTCATCTAAAGCAATTTTCATTTGAATTGCTTCTGGATAAATACGCACTCCATTTTCATTTACAACGTACGTAAACACACCGATATTATCATATTGAGAACTATCAAATAGCTCCATATTTGTAAACTTATGATCCTTTAAAAATGTTAATCCTTTACTTCCTGCATCATTTAAACTAATTTTTTGCTCTTTAATTTCTCGGTTATTCATTACCCAAATTGGATATCCACCTTTTCCCGTAATATCCATATAAAATTCATTATTTGTTGCTGGGTCTTTAATTTTCACACTGTAGAAAGATTCTTTTGCACCTTTTCCACTTTTCTCAACATCTACTTTTTCATTTCCTTTTAAATTCAAAAATGATTTTGCAATTTTTCCTGCCTCATCTTCTGAAATCGCTTTTCCTTCTGCTTCAAACCCACCTTTTTTGTTCTTTTGTGCACTTGTAAAAGTAGGTCCGAAATTAGTAGACGAGTACGACGTTACATTCTTTTCAACTGTTTTTAATCCATCAATAATTGTGTTATCTGCTGGATCTCGGTTTGATGCAAGTGCCATTTCAACGTCCATCCAGCGTAAGTTGTTTTTCAACACAAGGTGTTGCACTTTTCTTAGTTCATCTTGTATATTTCCTGCATTTGAATATAACGTTTGCAATGTTTTATATTCTTGCTCATTTAATGGTTCTTTTTCTAAATCACGAATTGCTGCACGATAGCTAAAATCACCGATATTTGCTAAAAATTCTTCCGTTTTATTAAACGGCATTAATGTTAATGGTAGTTGACCTACATCAGAACGAGCTTCAGATGTTAAACGCCAAACATCTGCTAATGCAGGTGATAAAGATGTGCGTGAATTCATGGCAAGCGTTGTGCCAATTTTATCGTGTAACAAATCAACCTCGTATGCTAAATCATGGAATGCTCGTTGATAACTATTTTCCGCTCGAATTAAAACCGCATTTTTCTCTTGGTGTTCTTTATAGCCCCAATATCCTGTTCCAACTACACCGACTGTTAATAACACAATGATAATACCTCTTAACATAGTTCCACCTCCGCTCTATTTACAGAAAATATGTTTACCGATTTTTTTAATTTGTGGACGACTCCAAATCCATTTACTTGTCGCGGTATCTGGATTGAAATAATATAATGCATTCCCGGTTGGATCCCATCCATTGATCGCATCTAATACAGCTTTTTTCGCTGTTTCATTTGGCGTTAAATATATTTGTCCGTCTGCTACTGCTGTAAAGGCTCTCGGTTCAAAGATTACACCTGAAACGGTATTTGGAAACGATGCACTTGTAACACGATTTAAAATAACCGAAGCCACTGCAACCTGTCCTAAATATGGCTCGCCACGTGACTCTCCGTATACAGCGTTTGCCATTAACTGAATGTCATTTTGAGAATAACCGTTTGGAACATTTGTCCCTTTACTTTGTGGTGGTTTATTTTCTTGTGCAGTACCACCGCTATTCCCTTTATTAGTTGTAGTACCTTTATTAGCGGTCGACTTATCATACTTCGTCGCTTTTACAAGCATTTGCTTCGTTTTAGCACCCGCTAAACCATCAACCGGCAATCCAAATTTTTGCTGAAAGTTTCGAAGCGCCCAATATGTACCCCATCCGAAAACACCATCTACTTTTCCTGTGTAAAATCCGTTATGTTTCAAACGAGATTGTAATTCAATGACATCTTCTCCAGATGCTCCCCTTTGGATTACTTGATTAGAAAAGGCTTCTACATTTTTGGTTTGTATACTACTTACCATTAAAGATAAGCCAATAAAGGTAAGTAAAACCGCTATCTTCAAAAAACCTTTTTGAATCATATATTTCCCTCCTTAATTACAGTAATGAATTCATGGTTATGTTTTGTAAATGTGAAGCTTTTATGTAAAGAAGACAAAAAAAGCCAAGCTTATATGCTTGAAGATATATGCACACAATATAAAAAAGAGTAAAAGGAGCTTATTATGAAGTATTTCTTCACACGTATAGCATTCGCAATTTTTTTACTAACAGCATGTTCAAATATATATACTGATCCGTCTATCGTTCACGCACAGCCGCCCTATGCAAAATGGGGTAAACTAGCCGTTGAAAAAACGAAAGAACAATATCCGAAAGCTGAGATTATCGATTACCTTCATATAGGTAGAAAACCAAAAACTGTTCAAATAACAGTTGAAAAGTTTAAATTATGGCTACGTGAGGGTGGAAAAGAGTATGGTGTTTTTGTGGATGTAGAGTTTGATACGAAAACAGAGAAATTTTTAAAGATGTCCTTTCAGAAGACAAATCGGTAAAACAAAGAAACCTCCGTCTTTACATACAGACGGAGGTTTCTTTATGTACTTCTTCCTTAATAAGGAGGATTATTTTTTAAATGCAAAGATCGATTCCCTAACATTTTTACTAATCCGCAAATAGCTCCAATAACAACGGATATCCCTATACTATATAAAAATACTCTCCCATATCCACCTATTCTGGGATCTAAAAACGGATATGGATACCAATTCACGAATGAACCACGTATTAAGCTATAAATAACATATAAAAGCGGGAAAATTAGCCAACTAGTTGCTTGTTTCCACGTGATTGTCTTCGTAGGTGGATTTATAACCCAATCTAAAATCATCGCTAATGGCATGATGTAATGAAGCACAGTATTTACCCACGGTATCGCTGTTTGAAGTGACTCTTCTAATCCCCTTAATAACAAAAAATAAATAAGTCCTGTTGTCAGTATGTATACTGTAGCTGCGCCGCGAAGAACTCCAAACTGCTCGGAACGTCCGAATGTGGCTGTCCCCAAGCTACTTAATAGTAGAATTACCGCCACTAAAATATTACTTTCGATTGTAAAGAAACTAAAAAAATTAACTGGATTGAACGGTTTCACTTGTGCCCTTTTAACAAATTGTGTAATAAGTGCGCTAAACGCTAGAAGACTTAATAACAGTCTATAAACCGCTATCATTTTTGCACTTCTCATACAACACCCCATTCCTCTTCTTATTTATGATTGGAATTCTCTATTATATGCTCTATAAATAACTTTAATGGTACGAGGCCACGTTTCGGCATGTGACTACTAATAACCGCTACGAGCTCTAACTGCGGAATGATAATAATGTATTGCCCTCCGTATCCCATAGCAAAATACATACAATACGGTATGTGAAATCTTTTGTTATGTAATACCCACCAGTGATATCCATATGCCCCGACATGTTCATACGTTTCAAATAGAGCTGTATTTGATTCTTCTAACCATTTCGATGATACAATTTCATTCCCCTTCCAATATCCATTGTTCAAACATAATTTCCCTAACTTTAATAAGTCTATAGATTTCATTTTCATACCGAATCCGCCAACATATATACCTTGCGGGTCTTGTTGCCACTCATACTCCGTAATGTTTAACGGCTCAAATAAATACTTTTTCGCGAATTGCTCCGTCGACATTCCAGTTGCTTCTTGAATAATGTAACTAAGTAAATGAGAAGAGCCTGAATTATAATTCATTTTCGTACCCATTTCTTCAATGAGCGGCTTTTCTAAAATATATTGCACCCAATTGTCTGATTCCACAAAATCATTTGGGAAAACAACACCATTTCCGAACTCTTGCCAATCTTCTCCTGTTGTCATCGTTAATAAATGATACAGCGTTAATTCCCTCTTATTCTCCGGTACATTTGGAATCCACGTTGTGATTTGTGTATGTATATTATTTATAAATCCTTTATCAATTGCGATACCAATTAATATAGATACGATACTTTTTGTAATCGAATTAATTTTAAATAAGTCATTTGCACAGTCTATCGTTTTATAGTACTCAGTCGTTAATTCCCCTTTTTGATAAACAAGAAATGTATTAACTTTTTTCTTTTCAAATTTATTTTGTAATTGCTCAAAGTTCAAGAAATCTTCCTCCATCTAAATGATTATGTAATATTTGTTGTTCATCTCGTTCTCTCTATTAAATCATATTTGTTTTTAAAACAAAAAAATAAACTTGCCAGCATTTAATAGCTGACAAGTTTATTTTATAATTTCGTTCGAACATTCCAAAGCTCTGGGAAGAAGCATTGATCAAGCACTCGCTTTAAATAAGATACGCCAGAAGAGCCACCTGTTCCCATTTTATGACCAATAATTCGTTCTACCGTTTTCATATGACGGAAACGCCATTGTTGTAGCCAGTCTTCAATATCGATTAATTTCTCTGCAAGCTGATATAAATCCCAATATTTCTGCACGTCCGCATATACTTCTATCCAAGCCGCTTCTACAGTTGCATCCTCTTCGTAAGCCTGCGTAATATCACGGTTTAACACATCTTCATGAATTGGGAATCCTTCTTTAACAAGCGCTTGTATCGCCACATCATACAAACTTGGTGCATGAAGTGCTTTATGAAGACGAGCATGTAATTCTGGGTCCTTTTCATAAATCTTTAATGCATGTGGTGTTTTATAACCAAGTGCATACTCAATCATTCGATATTGATACGATTGAAAACCGGAAGCCTGACCAAGTGAATCACGGAACTCAATATATTCTGATGGCGTTAATGTCGCAAGAATATCCCAAGATTGAATAATTTGCGACTGAATTTTTGATACACGTGCTAACATTTTAAAAGCTGGTGGTAATTTATCTTGTTTAATAGATTCAATTGCTGCATTCAGTTCATGTAAAATTAGTTTCATCCAAAGCTCACTCGCTTGGTGAATAACGATAAATAACATTTCATCATGATGATCTGATAATCTTTGTTGACTAGATAATAAGCTATCTAGCTGTAAATACTCTCCGTAAGTCATATTTTCCTTAAAATCAGTGTGAATCCCTTTTTCCATAATTACCTTTTCGTTTTCTTTCATATTAATCAAACGCCCCTTTTATATATTTCTATTTATATTGGTCTAATAACAGCGCGAACTGGGCTCCCATCTGCATCTGTTAATGCAAGTGGTAAGGCAATAAGTTCGTAATCGCCGTCTGCTACGTGATCGAGTACGACATTTTCTAAAATGTGAATTCCGTGTTTAAATAATTGATGATGTGCTGCTAGTTCTTTATCATCTAAAGGATCAACAGAGGGTACATCTACCCCAATTAAACGAATGCCCTTACTTGATAGAAAATCTGCAATATCAGCACGTAAATACGGGATTTTTTCTGGGAATTCTTGCGCTTTACCATGTGAAGATGTACGTAATAATAATCGCTCTACACCTTCTAATTTAAAACGTTCTAATTCCTTTTTACCGATACTCTCCAGCCCTGACACATCGATAACTCGTGCTGCGCCTACATATACGTGTATATCTAAATCTAACACCTTCTTACCGTCATTATCGAAATGAAATGGTGCATCAATATGAGTACCTGTGTGGATACTCATCGTTAACTTTCCGACATTTACTGAACCACTGTCTTCTTTTGACCATGAAACTTCATACGAGAACGGTGTATCCCCTGGCCACGTCGCGATATCATTATTTAGCGGTTGTGAAATATCAATCCACTGCGATGTTTTCATGCTTATGCCACAACCTCTCGCTTATTTTCAAAGTTTTTATATTCTTCATTTTTCATAATTTTCTTTAAGGTTTGTACAGAGTTCCATACTTCCTCATACGTATTGTATAAAGCAACTGGCGCAAGTCTAACTCCATTTGGAGCTCTAAAGTCTGGAATCACTCCATTTGCTTTTAACGCTTTACATATACGTGCCGCCTCAGCATGTTCTAAATAAATATGTCCGCCTCGTTTTTCATCCTCTAGCGGATTTCCGATTGTAAATCCCATATCATTTAACTCCAATTGAATTAAATCAAGCATATATCTTGTTATATGTAATGACTTTTCACGTAATCTTTCAATACGGGCATCTTTAAAAATTTCAAGAGAACCGATTAATGGTGCAATACTTAATACGTGAGGTGTCCCTATTTGATAGGCTCCAGCATGATCAGCCGCAGTTAATGAATGTTCCATATCAAACTGCTTATCCTTTCTAGAGCTAAACCAACCAGATAATCCTGGAAGTCTATCTAAATGTTTTTTATTCACATATAAACCTGCAACACCACCAGGACCTGCATTTAAATATTTATAATTACACCATACAGCGAAATCTACATCCCATTCGTTAAAATGATGCGGAATAGAACCGATTGAATGACATAAGTCAAAACCGATATGAATACCACGTTTATGAGCTTCAGCTGTTAATCGCTTCATATCGAGAATTTGTCCGCTTCTATATAGTACAGAAGGCAATAAAATTAAAGCGATATCATCTGTCATTGCCTGAATAATATCATCTTCAGAAAGTGTTCTTCCATCTCGACTTTTCACTCGTACTAAATGCTCATCTGGATCTAAGCCTTTTAAACGAATTTGACTTTGAAGCGCATAAATATCTGACGGAAATGTTAATTCATCCGCAAGAATTTTTGTACGTATTCCTTTCGGCTCATAAAACGTCGCAATAACTTGATGTATATTCGCAGTCGTGGAACCGGTTACAATTGTTTCTTCCGGCAAAGCTCCAATAAGAGGTGCTGTCAATTCACCTAATTTCTCCGAAAGGAAAAACCACGGATGCTCACCTTCAGTCCATCCATTAATTCCAAACTCTTTCCATGAATCTAGCAAAGTAAGTAACGATTTCTCTGCTCTTTTTGAAAGCAAACCTAAAGAGTTACCATCTAAATATATTGTTCCTTCTTTTTTATAAAATTCAGTTTGAAAATCTTTCAGTTCATCATGTTTATCACATTCAAGCGCATACTCATAAGTTGGTTGAAATGGTTCTTTATACATGGTGTCACCTTCTTTTAATTTTCTTTTTATTCTAACTAGTTGAAATATATCACTTAAATTGATATAACGTCAATGATATTATGTCAGTTGACTTTATATACGAACTTCTTTTACAATACAATTATATTTTCAGATATTTCAGTATAAAGAGGTGATTCCTTGAAAAACACTACTCTTTCAACAAGAAAACACCGCTCCTTAGAAACGAAAAAGAAACTATTACATTCCGGTTATACTATTTTTATAAAAAACGGATTTCAGAAAACTACAATCACGCAAATTATTAAACATGCAGAAACTGGTTATGGAACAGCATATGTATACTTTAAAAACAAAGATGCTCTCCTCGTCGTTTTGATGGAAGGTGTGATGAATCGCTTTTATGATATTGCTGATCGCTCTTTTTCCCCTCAAACAAAGGCCGAAGCACGAGATATGATTCAGAATCAAGTGCGCGCTTTTTTACAGTTAGCACAAGAAGAAAGAGCTATATTGCAAGTTGTTGAAGAAGCAATAAGAACCTCAAAAGAAATACGTCAAAAATGGGATGAGATTCGCGAACGCTTTGTAACACGGATTATACAAGACATTACTCATTCCCTGGAAAATGAATTAGTACGAACTAAGTTAAATAAAGAGATTGTCGCATGCGGCTGGTTCTCTATGAATGAAATGTTCCTTTGGACAATCGTTCAAAATGATAAAAAAATTGATGTAGAAGAAATAGTGTATACATTGACGGAAATGTATACGACGGGGTTATATAAATAGCACATTATAACCTCAAATAAACCGTTACTAAGTATATTGAGTAACGGTTTATTTAAAATATTTTATTAACGATACAAAAATACAAAATAGCGATGCAAGTAAGAGAATAATCCCCAGATTTTTATTCTCTTTTTCATCTTTCTTAAAATTTTGTACCCCCATACCAGCTAACATAAATCCTAGAAGCAATTGTAGAATAAGCATACTTTGTTTCGAATTATCATTCCAACTATAGATGGAATAGACCATTACAATAATTGCGAGTATGAATGTGGTAATTCTAATCATAAGAACACCCCCTGTTTGATTCTATTGTTTTAACCTACTCACCATTCCAACAATAAACTTATACTCAGCTCTACTTTTTCTTACTTTCTTAAAGCCCTCTCTCGTATCAAAAATAAAACACGTTTTCCACAACCAAATTCGTACATATAAAGACTCAAAATAAATAGGTTTTATAATGCCGCGTTCCTCAAATTCAGTTCCGTCTTTATTTTCAGTTTCTGTTCGAACGAACCACCTATTCCCGATTCCAATTTCAATATACTTCACATGCTCCCCCCCTTCAGGAAATCTTCTTTCTAACTATTCTATTATTTCCCCGGTAAGCGCACATTCCGACAGAACGTGAGCCCACAAAGAAAAAGTAGATTACAAAAATCTACTTTTATAGCCTAATTTTTTGCATTCGTTTATAAAATGTACTGCGTGGCACAGCAAATAATTTTGCAGCTAATGAAACATTTCCGTTTGTCTTTTCTAGCGCTTCAATCATGCTATAACACTGTAGTTTTCCGTGAAAATTCAGCGTATATTTTTCTTTATTTCCATTTTGTAACTCAATTTGTTTTTGATTTCCTATCACCGTCTGTAATAAAATGACATTTGCGTTTCGCATATTTCCCGTCCATTTATATTTTGAAAATTGATCACAAATAACAACTTGTCGATCACTATCAATTACATCTAAAAAGCGGTGAATTACATGTAGTTCGTTTTGATGTATTTGAATGCTACATTCACGTTCAATCGCATGGGCAATTGAAGTTAACATACCTAGCATATACGGATGTGAAAACTCAATCGAACAGGAAAAATAGCATTTTCAACACAATTAGAAAGACGACACAAATATGTTAATAATTTGAATACCTTAATGAATTTCTTTATGTGTTTTTATCAACACTATATTTTGTATAATGGAGCCTACTAAAATACATAACCAAAACCACTTTATCGGATTGTTATTTAAAAAGAATATTGCCACTGCTATTGCGAATAAAATAGTGGATGCTAAACTAATATATAATTTCGTTCTCATCCCCATTTGGCTTCACTCCTCTATCATTTTACAGTACATAGTAACTTTTCATTTTTCATCTCTATTATGTACTCTCGTAAAACATATTCTTTCCCGCCATGTTTATCATACCAATCATGTATTCTTTTAACATGCATTTTATCATTTATAATTTCCGTTTCAATTTCTACATATTCTTCATAACTATCATATTCCCATATTGCAAATACTTCAGTCGTACCATCATTATTATCTTTCATCCAGCGTCCTATTAAACGAGAACCATATTTTAATTAATTAGGTAAATTAGTATCATTGAAATGATCATTAAATATTTCTATGAATTCATTTTTTACTACATAGTACTTCCTTCTGTAAAACATATTTCTTCACCTCTTTTATGAAAAGTATCAGTAAACCTTCCCATTACTACCGTATTATAATACTTACCATCCGACAGTTTTTTATCATTTTTTAGAATACCTTCTACCCCAAAACCTAAATTTTTATAAAGCTGAATGGCTTTCTTATTTGTCTCTAGCACTTGTAATGCTATCTTTTTCACTGCATTTTCATCAGCCCAATTAATAGATTGTTGTAATAGGCACTTACCCATTCCATATCCCCAAAACTCTTTTAAAATACAAACTCCGAATTCTACTTTATGAGATAATCTCGTTAAATCAGATCCTTCACATCTCGAAAATCCAACGACACGGTTATGAACTTCCGCAACTAAAAAGAGATTTCTTGTTTTTTTACTATCCGTTTTTATTATTTCCTGGAATCCCTTCGTATCTATAAATCCCTCTCCAACTTCTCTATCCATATTTTCAGTTTCTCCATCGATCTGAACTCGTATTTTCGATAACTGCTCTGCATCTGTCTCAGCTGCAGAACGAATTGTATAAGTTAATCCATTTATATGAAACTCTTGTCCTTTTATAATCATTTCAAACTCCTTTTAAATGCAGTCTATTGGCGCTATTACAATTTGTTTACCTTGTTTCTCAAATTCTTGAATAATTTCTTTACTAGCCCCTTCATCTGTTATTATAAGGTCAATTTCTTTAAGTGACTCTCCTTTTATAAAGCAGTCTATTCCGAGTTTATTATGAGGAGCTAAACAAATATTTCTTCGAGCGATTTTGCTTACTGTTTTTCCAAAATGAGCAACTTCCGGTGTTGCAGTACTTATACCATGTAATGAAACTCCACCACCTGTAGAAAAATAAAGATCAATAGTAAAACTACTAATCAATTCCGAGGCAAGTGTATCAGTAATATTTCCTGAAGGTTTTACCTTACCACCAATTAAATACACTTCTATGCTTTTATATTCTCGTAACGAACTAGCTATCTCTATAGAATTCGTAATAACTGTAAATGATGTTTCGGGTAAAAATTTTAACATGGCACAATGAATTGAAGCCCCACCAATAAAAACGGAATCTCCTTCTTGTATATAAGAAGCTGCGATTTTTGCAATTGCATCCTCATATTTAGAGCCATTACTATAACGTTTAGATGGCTCTGCGGCTAAGTTCCTCACTCGGGCAAACTCTATTGCACCTCCATGAGTTCTTTTTAAAAAACCATCCTTCTCCATAATAGATAGATCTCTTCTTATAGAATCAATAGACATATCAAATATTTCTGCAAGATCTTTTGCGATTACTCTTCCGTCTTTTTTAAGTAGCTCTAAAATTTTCTCTCTACGCTCTTCAGTGAACATGTTCTCACCATCTTTATTGAAGATTCTGAAATTTAAACTTCATGTTAATTATATGCACGTTTCTTCCGTTTTACAATATTTTCAATTCTTATTTCCCCAGCTTTATGCGAGTTTTTTCTCTCTTTCTATTTCATTAATTTTAATACCAAATACATGCATATTTGCATATTCCACAAAAATACTTCCATTTATTTTCCTGACGATGTAAAATTATTCCTATGTTTTACTTTTT
This Bacillus mycoides DNA region includes the following protein-coding sequences:
- a CDS encoding GNAT family N-acetyltransferase — translated: MNIHTGEIQLVPYKEQYKEIIQSFTLPSEQVQFTANPGELLEKAKNDRTKNVVVILDYNGVPVGVFILQTGGRVQEFTENKDAILLTSFSVNHNKQKKGYAKKSLALLQDFVKYYYPIKNEVILAVNEKNIPAQQLYEKVGFQDRGFRRMGPIGQQFILHLPITR
- a CDS encoding serine hydrolase domain-containing protein; the encoded protein is MNFEQLQNKFEKKKVNTFLVYQKGELTTEYYKTIDCANDLFKINSITKSIVSILIGIAIDKGFINNIHTQITTWIPNVPENKRELTLYHLLTMTTGEDWQEFGNGVVFPNDFVESDNWVQYILEKPLIEEMGTKMNYNSGSSHLLSYIIQEATGMSTEQFAKKYLFEPLNITEYEWQQDPQGIYVGGFGMKMKSIDLLKLGKLCLNNGYWKGNEIVSSKWLEESNTALFETYEHVGAYGYHWWVLHNKRFHIPYCMYFAMGYGGQYIIIIPQLELVAVISSHMPKRGLVPLKLFIEHIIENSNHK
- the kynB gene encoding arylformamidase; the protein is MKTSQWIDISQPLNNDIATWPGDTPFSYEVSWSKEDSGSVNVGKLTMSIHTGTHIDAPFHFDNDGKKVLDLDIHVYVGAARVIDVSGLESIGKKELERFKLEGVERLLLRTSSHGKAQEFPEKIPYLRADIADFLSSKGIRLIGVDVPSVDPLDDKELAAHHQLFKHGIHILENVVLDHVADGDYELIALPLALTDADGSPVRAVIRPI
- the sleB gene encoding spore cortex-lytic enzyme, producing the protein MIQKGFLKIAVLLTFIGLSLMVSSIQTKNVEAFSNQVIQRGASGEDVIELQSRLKHNGFYTGKVDGVFGWGTYWALRNFQQKFGLPVDGLAGAKTKQMLVKATKYDKSTANKGTTTNKGNSGGTAQENKPPQSKGTNVPNGYSQNDIQLMANAVYGESRGEPYLGQVAVASVILNRVTSASFPNTVSGVIFEPRAFTAVADGQIYLTPNETAKKAVLDAINGWDPTGNALYYFNPDTATSKWIWSRPQIKKIGKHIFCK
- a CDS encoding Pr6Pr family membrane protein, translated to MRSAKMIAVYRLLLSLLAFSALITQFVKRAQVKPFNPVNFFSFFTIESNILVAVILLLSSLGTATFGRSEQFGVLRGAATVYILTTGLIYFLLLRGLEESLQTAIPWVNTVLHYIMPLAMILDWVINPPTKTITWKQATSWLIFPLLYVIYSLIRGSFVNWYPYPFLDPRIGGYGRVFLYSIGISVVIGAICGLVKMLGNRSLHLKNNPPY
- a CDS encoding DUF3889 domain-containing protein encodes the protein MKYFFTRIAFAIFLLTACSNIYTDPSIVHAQPPYAKWGKLAVEKTKEQYPKAEIIDYLHIGRKPKTVQITVEKFKLWLREGGKEYGVFVDVEFDTKTEKFLKMSFQKTNR
- the ypeB gene encoding germination protein YpeB, with the translated sequence MLRGIIIVLLTVGVVGTGYWGYKEHQEKNAVLIRAENSYQRAFHDLAYEVDLLHDKIGTTLAMNSRTSLSPALADVWRLTSEARSDVGQLPLTLMPFNKTEEFLANIGDFSYRAAIRDLEKEPLNEQEYKTLQTLYSNAGNIQDELRKVQHLVLKNNLRWMDVEMALASNRDPADNTIIDGLKTVEKNVTSYSSTNFGPTFTSAQKNKKGGFEAEGKAISEDEAGKIAKSFLNLKGNEKVDVEKSGKGAKESFYSVKIKDPATNNEFYMDITGKGGYPIWVMNNREIKEQKISLNDAGSKGLTFLKDHKFTNMELFDSSQYDNIGVFTYVVNENGVRIYPEAIQMKIALDDGSIVGFSAKEYLASHQKRTIPSAKLTAAEARKKINPDVKVMEERKAVVVNDLHNEVLCYEFVGTLGKDTYQIFINANSGAEEKVKKMQAVEKIYD
- a CDS encoding YhcN/YlaJ family sporulation lipoprotein; the encoded protein is MKIIIYMLMLCFVITGCSIGKKDNPNEKPEQKNVSMKNVTYTNKSNKPNEKAADHLASLAASIPGVNDATAVVVGKYAVVGIDVKAKLDRTRVESIKYSVAESLKNDPNGANAVVVADVDTYERLKQIGKQIKNGKTGEGILDELAAIVGRVMPQVPNDMIENRETNPIKDNDKQLPKDEEQELRKEQNDQSNNHLKK
- the kynA gene encoding tryptophan 2,3-dioxygenase, yielding MKENEKVIMEKGIHTDFKENMTYGEYLQLDSLLSSQQRLSDHHDEMLFIVIHQASELWMKLILHELNAAIESIKQDKLPPAFKMLARVSKIQSQIIQSWDILATLTPSEYIEFRDSLGQASGFQSYQYRMIEYALGYKTPHALKIYEKDPELHARLHKALHAPSLYDVAIQALVKEGFPIHEDVLNRDITQAYEEDATVEAAWIEVYADVQKYWDLYQLAEKLIDIEDWLQQWRFRHMKTVERIIGHKMGTGGSSGVSYLKRVLDQCFFPELWNVRTKL